From a region of the Saccharomycodes ludwigii strain NBRC 1722 chromosome VII, whole genome shotgun sequence genome:
- the SDD2 gene encoding Sdd2p (similar to Saccharomyces cerevisiae YMR074C | SDD2 | Suppressor of Degenerative Death): MDSDLEAIRQARLQQLKNNEGGGNSSESSSFKPVGEHIAQFLEPKALERLSRISMVRPERAKQVEQYLTMLIQRGALRNKVSEQDLVQILDGITRNENTTKKQTAKIIFNRREEDGDEDEDLLFTSNAANTSNKKNNQENEDSDDDFFD; encoded by the exons ATGGATTCAGATTTGGAAGCAATCCGCCAAGCAAGATTACAACAGTTAAAGAATAATGAGGGAGGCGGAAACTCAAGTGAGAGTTCTAGTTTCAAACC TGTTGGTGAACATATAGCACAATTTTTAGAGCCAAAAGCCTTGGAAAGATTGTCCAGGATATCTATGGTAAGACCGGAAAGAGCCAAACAAGTTGAACAATACTTGACAATGTTAATTCAAAGAGGTGCATTAAGAAACAAAGTTAGTGAACAAGATTTAGTTCAAATATTGGATGGAATTACTAGAAATGAAAACAccacaaaaaaacaaacagctaaaattatttttaacaggAGAGAAGAGGATGGTGATGAAGACGAAGACTTACTTTTTACAAGTAATGCTGCTAATACctctaataaaaagaacaatcaagaaaatgaagatagcgatgatgatttttttgattag